The Synechococcus sp. RS9909 genomic interval AGATTTGGATTGTCTTGGGGGTTGCAGTCACTGCTCAACTGCCTCGGCTTCTGCCAGCCCTCGGACGTCTATCTGGCCGGTTACTACGGCGGAGATGAGGGCTGAGCGGCGTTCCTGAAGTAGCTCTATCAGGCGTTGCTGCTCGGCGATCAGGGCGTCAATCTTGCCGGTTTCGCGGTCGAGGAATCTGGTTACCTGGCTTTGTTCCTCAATTGAAGGAAGTGCGGAGGTGAAGTCTCTAACGAAAGAATCAGGGACACGCTTTTGCCCACCTGCACCATACATCTCTGACTCGCCAAGTCGGCGAAAAGTCTGTGATCTAAAAAGGTAGTCAAGGAACTCACTCGTGATTTTCTCCTTGACAGGCCTGGTGACAATCAGCTCCGTCGTACCGAAGCCAATGCCACCTTTCAAATCGCGAAGAATTGCACCTTTCACGTTTTCAAATCAAGGAGTGATCTTTGCGACGCAAACGTCCCCGTCTCGAAAATATGTATATCCAGAAAGGCATTCCCCGACTTCCTTCTCCTGCTCCAGCCTTATGCTCCCATGTTCGCCAATCGCTTCCATCGGCAGGAAGCTCACCATTTTCTGATCGCCCAGTTCTTTGGCTTCTTGCTTGGAAGGGTTGAGTTGGGTTGCAAATCTGAGGCGTAACGCCTCCCAATGCTCCGGCACCTCCCCCAGCCACTCCACACCGCTGGGCTAGTAGGCCGGGTAACGGGGAAAGCTCATGCTCGTTCACTCCAATAGCCTGGCTGCCGATGCAGGTGCATGACGGCCAAAATCAGAATCGTTGATTGGGTATCGTCAAATGAGTAGATCACCCCATAGGGGAACCTGTGAATCAAGCAGCGGCGCACCCCCTGATTCAGCAGGGGCCATAGGAGCGGATTTGCTTTAATCCGTTCAACTGCGTAGAAAACCTCAATCGCAAATTGATGGCCAAGGCTTGACTCGTTATCTTCATAGTAGTTGATAGAAAAATTCAGCTCTTCCTGAGCATCAGGGTGGAAGACAATCTGCATCAGCTCAATCGTCGCCAGATCCCATCAAAAACATCATCGCTTGTCACGGGCTTGACACGGCCTGCCTCAATGTCATCCAGTCTTTTGGTGGCCAGATCTGCCCACTTCAGATCAATTTCAGACACAGTTGAATTGAGGGAGCGCAGGATGCAATCGGCAACACGCGCACGCTCCTCTACGGGTAACGATTGAATCTCAAGGATCAGGTCGTCAGTCTTCATAATGGTTGGCTAGCCCAGAAACCACCTTAGCTCGTGTTCCCGTGGATACTTGGATGCATTGTTGACTAAACTGTCCGATTCCAACAGCGGGAAAAGCGAGTACCTCGCTGGCTGCGCACTCAAAACCCGACGGACAGGATCGAAGGCGAGCTGGAGTGAGGGTGTTGGCGCCTGACCTGCCGTTCATCTTCGGATCGAACTTGTAAGAACTGCTTACAAGTTCGATCTTCCGCCAGCTCCCCTTCCTTGTAGAGCGCCTTGATGTGCTGGGTCATATTCTGCGGCGTAGCCTGGAACAGCTCCGCCGTCTGTGCCTGCGTGAGCCAAAGGCTCTCATCCTCAAAACGGAACTGAATGCGTGTTTTGCCGTCCTCCGTCTGATCAAGGATCCGCTCAGAAGGTGTGGCATCGACGGGACTGCTCAAGGTTGTTTCAGCACGTCTGGATCAGCGAGGGCAGCATCCAATGAAAGCCCAGATCTCCGCCAGATCACCGTTGGCATAGGGCGTGAGAACGATTGCCCGTGCCGCAGTTGGCATCGGCGTCGATGGCCACCCTTTCAGCCCTCATCCTTTGTCTCCATAGCACTCTCGAGCTCTGCACCCTGAAGGATTCTCAGCTCGCCGTCGATGCGCACGGCAATACCTGTATCGGTCTGCCGCGCCAGCTGACGGGCCCGCTGGCCGGCACGAAGCAGCGCAGCGGAGACGCGATCAAGATCTGGATCGTTGAGGTGGCTGGTAAAACCCGGGCTCATTGGTTTCTGCCTTCTGCCAGCAGGACAGGCATGTCACCTCCATTATTGATCAACTGCCAGCTATCGACGGCGGTATCGGCTGGAACCAGTCGCCCTCAGTGCCTGATGTCGGTGGCCTCGAGCCGCTCCAGCAGCACCTCGAGTGTGCGGGTCTGACGCTCCAGCTGCAGCAGGAAGCCCCCACTGATCAGCGCCAGGATCACCAGCCAGACCGCTGAGGTGAGCGCCACCCACTGCAAGATCGGTTGCTGGGGCAGGCCAGCCGGAAGCGGACTGCGGGAGGAGGATGAATGGTCGTTGCTGAGCACCAGCTCCAGCACCCGCTCTGCGCTCACTGGCACCAGGGCCGAGCAGGCCTCGGCGTCATTGATCTGCTCCGCCAATAACTCCCGGCAACGCTGCAGGCCGCCACCAGCCCAGAACAGACCCCAGGCGCGCTTGTCTTGCTGCAACGCCACCCAGCGGTGCGGCCGGGCGTCGTTGCGGATCAGCTGGGCTGCTTTGGCCAGGCTCCAGCTCCTGCCTTCTGCGACGGAGGGTGCGGAATGGAGCAGCAGGCGCCCATGGGGATCACGGCTGTAGCCGGTGGCGACTTCCAGGGAGAACACATCGACAATCTGCACCCGGCCATGCAGACGTGGGTGGGCTGGCTGCGGTGACCAGAACACCAGGGCATCCCGGATCCGGTGGATGCAGTCCTCGGTCTGGTGGTTGGTGGGCATAACCAGAAGGAAAGCAGCACTGTTCGCTGCTGCTGGAGATGACCACAAGTCTCGCTGCGACCTGGGCAGGTCTTTCCCGTTATCAGCAATCGATGCAGCTTTTGCATGAATCCCCGCTGTCATGCCGATCTCAACCCAAGTGCCTCAGGGTGGGGTGGGATTGATGTGGTGCGCCTCCTATGGCCATGCAGCTGGTTCTCGTCCTCGGTGCGCTTGCAGTGCTGCCTGTTGTCAGTGCCTCCAACGCCCTGGCCCAGCAACCGGTGCGCCCCCTCCCCAGGGTGGGTGGCTGTCCGATGGGGTACTACGCCTCCGGCAGTTACTGCGTGCCAAGCAAGAGCGGCAACACGCGCGG includes:
- a CDS encoding type II toxin-antitoxin system RelE/ParE family toxin, giving the protein MQIVFHPDAQEELNFSINYYEDNESSLGHQFAIEVFYAVERIKANPLLWPLLNQGVRRCLIHRFPYGVIYSFDDTQSTILILAVMHLHRQPGYWSERA
- a CDS encoding addiction module protein, with translation MKTDDLILEIQSLPVEERARVADCILRSLNSTVSEIDLKWADLATKRLDDIEAGRVKPVTSDDVFDGIWRRLS